A genomic segment from Legionella micdadei encodes:
- a CDS encoding LepB GTPase-activating domain-containing protein, with the protein MFEYEKQKLIKFKDKTAGKNRNPLDGFYETEGEPKKKYFIKKPADQRELFIEGLIGRLYKGLKDRNLIDERYHRSLICADFIQCEDGSYALIQPCEEFDELFKLIGTGYKDGSDRDPLYEMIYGPSLYPNLTKQKLYFGLSVVLMLAILVGNFSVHSGNIVVFKNSRQSEDAPEIKQFGGIDNGAANRDFARPENNEDILVPYEYKKGGLRNHAWFTKGYIANYRNIKGLLPHIASHARELSERIGGDFTEIITKVFKELPPDLLQNNQEVLAELAEYTAIPGFRTATFGPEGNCQSVIGKYAETLNLRLDKLGKLQEAPHLAKASVSVYESYIAPKTSSPSSSVIEGTQDEQADGEGEELPLETALRMEEPIAFPARLEAWLKHFADPRTPIDFSQIDYDLLIKDYNHYVAVLGRQGDLYNIWHHDFQSSSGNLLALSSKASFDSTVQTGYAYVPQYREGALLRHLYAFAAPGRHASERFSHYDKLDADYCREENEYCTTHKEAQPSAWLKVVTALQRAHGIMTLIKELQRTKGKEKEFAEYIPIWKEDLLSQLHEFKKASDIITDLFEKNTTLSTTVTASDEEKDTLNPRYNGLFFYPITYDELKEMSGAQLLTICLEELYSTQVEDIELSPLLTQIVSNDLFWNQAESAYSESTFRNRTDNPHEKMVLLTTWRSNLLEYRKIVLQFHQEDSLSKREELLSMAWDKLEALPLSLKAELRKDFEAASSILNQWKLSHDTYQEKEHTYLEASGQRKISAFKELDEAFRELPPSLKQPYQTAKEGYDKEILFLNSYEEFKKVQILEEKIAAFEPLKGLYLQLPPGIQRNYQPLLAQLQKEHELYQKVKNNQIVNPGYTVEKIERVFNLIRSNQELAERLMEGAISDSSLWHAIEATEKTVFTKEIAQDLLTIKQFHDHKTADNPHDQQFIEEINKFYDKALGIRLSQKTIKKQATEILKTAENEFTHRDKKIRFVADVIMLVSILFAGLGLFIMGGRYLAGKHPLFSCSATARQEELAEKWMSKTDQLTDETVEACLFTEPPAIPVN; encoded by the coding sequence ATGTTCGAATATGAGAAGCAAAAATTAATAAAATTCAAAGACAAAACAGCAGGTAAAAATAGGAATCCTCTGGATGGTTTTTACGAAACTGAGGGAGAGCCTAAGAAGAAATATTTTATTAAAAAGCCAGCTGATCAAAGGGAATTATTTATCGAAGGATTAATCGGGCGACTTTATAAGGGACTCAAAGACAGAAATCTTATAGATGAAAGATATCATCGCTCTTTAATTTGTGCCGACTTCATCCAATGCGAAGATGGCAGCTATGCGCTTATCCAACCTTGTGAAGAATTTGATGAGCTCTTTAAGTTAATTGGCACAGGATATAAAGATGGTTCCGATCGCGATCCACTCTATGAAATGATCTATGGCCCTTCTCTCTATCCAAACCTGACTAAACAAAAGCTCTATTTTGGCTTGTCAGTAGTCCTGATGCTTGCCATCTTAGTCGGAAATTTCAGCGTACACAGTGGTAATATCGTCGTTTTCAAAAATAGCCGACAATCGGAAGATGCCCCGGAAATCAAGCAATTTGGTGGTATCGATAACGGTGCTGCAAATCGTGACTTCGCCAGGCCAGAAAATAACGAAGATATTCTTGTCCCCTATGAATATAAAAAGGGAGGCCTGAGAAATCATGCGTGGTTTACAAAAGGTTATATAGCGAATTATCGAAATATTAAAGGATTGCTTCCTCATATCGCTTCCCATGCGAGAGAACTGTCTGAGAGGATAGGCGGTGATTTTACAGAAATTATTACCAAAGTATTTAAAGAGCTCCCCCCAGATCTATTGCAGAATAATCAAGAAGTATTGGCCGAATTAGCGGAATACACAGCCATCCCTGGATTCAGAACTGCCACGTTTGGGCCTGAAGGTAATTGCCAAAGTGTAATTGGCAAATATGCTGAAACTTTAAACTTACGGTTAGATAAACTAGGCAAATTACAAGAAGCCCCTCATCTTGCAAAAGCATCTGTATCGGTATACGAAAGTTATATTGCTCCAAAGACTTCAAGTCCTTCCTCATCTGTAATAGAAGGAACCCAAGATGAACAAGCGGATGGAGAAGGGGAAGAATTGCCACTAGAAACAGCCTTAAGGATGGAAGAGCCAATTGCCTTCCCAGCCCGCCTGGAAGCTTGGTTGAAGCATTTCGCAGACCCCAGAACACCAATTGATTTTAGCCAAATAGATTACGATTTGTTAATAAAGGATTATAATCACTATGTCGCTGTTCTGGGAAGACAAGGTGATCTATATAATATATGGCATCATGACTTCCAGTCTTCATCCGGCAATCTATTAGCCTTGTCAAGTAAAGCTTCTTTCGATAGCACGGTACAAACAGGTTATGCTTATGTCCCTCAATATCGTGAGGGTGCCCTATTACGCCATTTATATGCCTTTGCAGCACCAGGCCGCCACGCATCCGAACGTTTCTCCCATTATGATAAACTCGATGCCGATTATTGCAGAGAGGAAAATGAATACTGCACTACACACAAGGAAGCTCAGCCCTCAGCTTGGTTAAAAGTAGTCACTGCATTGCAAAGAGCGCATGGGATTATGACGCTCATCAAAGAATTGCAACGTACTAAAGGCAAGGAAAAAGAGTTTGCAGAATACATTCCGATATGGAAAGAAGACCTTCTAAGCCAATTACACGAATTTAAAAAAGCCTCCGATATAATTACCGACTTGTTTGAGAAAAACACGACACTTAGCACTACTGTAACCGCTTCAGATGAAGAAAAAGACACTCTTAATCCTCGTTATAATGGCTTATTTTTTTACCCCATTACCTATGACGAGCTTAAAGAGATGAGTGGAGCTCAACTGCTTACCATTTGCTTGGAGGAATTATACTCTACCCAGGTAGAAGATATCGAATTAAGCCCATTATTGACACAAATCGTCAGCAATGACCTTTTTTGGAATCAGGCAGAAAGCGCCTACTCTGAAAGCACCTTCAGAAACCGTACTGATAACCCCCATGAAAAAATGGTGCTCTTAACTACCTGGCGCAGCAACCTACTGGAATATCGAAAAATAGTACTTCAATTTCATCAAGAGGACTCGCTATCAAAAAGGGAAGAACTGTTGAGCATGGCATGGGACAAACTTGAAGCACTACCTTTATCTCTTAAAGCTGAGCTCAGAAAAGATTTCGAAGCCGCTTCTTCAATTTTAAATCAATGGAAATTAAGTCATGACACTTATCAGGAGAAAGAGCATACCTATCTTGAAGCATCTGGCCAAAGAAAAATTAGTGCCTTCAAAGAGTTAGATGAAGCTTTCAGGGAATTGCCCCCCAGCTTAAAGCAACCCTATCAAACGGCGAAAGAAGGTTATGATAAAGAAATCCTTTTTTTAAATTCTTACGAAGAATTTAAAAAGGTGCAAATTTTAGAGGAAAAAATAGCCGCTTTTGAGCCCCTGAAAGGGTTGTATTTACAACTGCCTCCCGGAATACAACGCAATTATCAACCGCTGTTGGCTCAATTACAAAAGGAGCATGAACTTTATCAAAAAGTTAAAAACAATCAGATAGTAAATCCAGGTTATACGGTAGAAAAAATTGAGAGAGTCTTTAACCTCATACGGTCTAATCAAGAGTTGGCTGAAAGGTTGATGGAAGGGGCAATATCCGATAGCTCTCTCTGGCATGCCATTGAAGCCACAGAAAAAACGGTTTTCACAAAAGAAATTGCCCAAGATTTACTGACGATAAAACAATTTCATGATCACAAAACTGCTGATAATCCACACGATCAACAGTTTATTGAAGAAATTAATAAATTTTATGATAAAGCGTTAGGTATCCGTTTATCTCAGAAGACCATCAAGAAACAAGCAACCGAAATCCTAAAGACAGCTGAAAATGAGTTTACTCATCGTGACAAAAAGATACGCTTTGTAGCTGATGTAATCATGCTAGTTAGCATTTTGTTCGCTGGATTAGGATTATTCATTATGGGCGGGCGATATCTTGCTGGTAAGCATCCGCTCTTTAGCTGCTCCGCAACCGCTAGGCAGGAAGAGTTAGCTGAAAAATGGATGTCAAAAACCGATCAATTAACTGATGAAACTGTCGAGGCCTGTCTTTTCACCGAACCTCCAGCTATTCCGGTTAATTAG
- a CDS encoding zinc ribbon domain-containing protein YjdM, whose amino-acid sequence MNTLPQCPKCNSEYTYEDGSLLICPECMHEWVKEASNKSEENERIVKDANGNRLQDGDTVTVIKDLKVKGSSLVIKVGTKVKNIKLVQGDHDIDCKIEGVGAMKLKSEFVRKTN is encoded by the coding sequence TTGAACACATTACCTCAATGCCCGAAATGCAATTCAGAATACACCTACGAAGATGGCTCGCTTCTCATTTGCCCAGAATGTATGCATGAATGGGTAAAAGAGGCTTCAAATAAAAGTGAAGAAAATGAGCGGATTGTGAAAGATGCTAATGGGAACAGACTTCAAGATGGTGATACGGTTACGGTAATAAAGGATTTAAAGGTCAAAGGCTCCTCATTAGTTATCAAAGTAGGTACCAAAGTTAAGAATATTAAATTAGTCCAAGGTGATCACGATATTGATTGTAAAATCGAGGGCGTGGGGGCAATGAAATTGAAATCTGAATTTGTTAGAAAAACCAACTAA